In Caloramator sp. E03, the sequence ACAGAGTGTTGCATTTATTATTGCAATTTAAGTGTCCAATTTTATTCTTTATTTTTATTGTATTTTCAAATTTAAAATGATATCATTAAGAGCTTACACGTTTTTTAAACCAAATAGTTATTTTTGATTTATAATATTACAATACTCATGAACCTACAGTCAGTACCTCCTCCGCTATTGCTCTATACCTCTCCTCCTTTATAAGCTCAGCCCCTAAAGAGCATAGCCTCGATACGTTCGCTTGCCCTATACTGCCAAGTATCTTGCATATATCAGAGCATTTTAAATCACAAAACTTCCTTAATACAAAACAAAGTATCGCCTTTGCCTCCTTCGCTCCCTTTGCCCTTTTTATCTTAAGCATTAATTTGTCTATATTAAACCTTTCTGATATTATCTCTATTATCTTCTCAGGGGATAAGTCCCTTACAAGTACCCTTCTCATACTCCTGTATTCCGTAGGCTCATTTTTAAACTCCTCCTTCTTTGCATCAATTACACTTTTTACTTTAAATATAAAATCACGATACATTGCTCGTGCAGCTGCTTCCTTAAGACTAAACATTGAAAGTATAAAGCTGTCATCTATAAGTTCAAACTCATCTTTCTTTTCTGCTAAAAATATCCCCAAAGATGAAAAGCGATAATCCTGTGGAGTTGTTTCATAGCCCTTTATATCCGTTGCGTTAAAGTGAACGTAGGCTGTTAAGGCAAAAAGATATCTGTCATTATCAACTATAAGGCTTTTAAATCTATCGTGGAAAAGGTGCCCTATTCTTTGGTGCCTTTTGTTGTAATAGATTGCATATTTGTAGTTGATAAAGTGCATTATCTTCGATATGTCCGCACCATTTGCGTCTATTATGAAGTGGGCGTGGTTATCCATAAGACAGTAGGAATAAACTTTAAACTCGAACTGTTCCTGAGATTTTTTAACAAATTCCATAAACTTTATTTTATCATCATCGTCTTTAAAAAGAGGGGCCTCAACAATGCTTTTAACCATAACATGATAGATGCAATCAAATGACTTCATTCTTGCCATTCTTGGCATAACAAAACACCTCCGACTTAGATTATATTTTTAGTATTATTTTTCCAAGTAGGAGGTGGTTCTATTCGTATTATTCATCAAACTGTAAATATTGGAAGGGAAATAAGTAACAGGTCATGACTAAAAGTAGCCACAACGACGGAATGAAAAAGTTTGTGGTTTTTCAAAGGTAACAGAAGGGACGGTTACTTATTATATTAAATAATAGACATAATATTTTACACATGTCCCCCTGATTTTGCAGATATTGTGTATAAAATAAGTAACCGTCCCTTAACTTGAACTTTTTTTCTTTTTTGTAAATGGACATTTTCACACTAACCGTCCCAAAACTACAAAAACTACAAAACTAAAAACACTATTCTTAAAAAACAAAAGAAAAAATGGTATGAAAAATAATTAACCGTCCCTTGATTTCTTCATTAGCTCTCTCATTGATTTTAATAAATAATAAGTATATAATTTCATTAGCATTATTTATAAATGCGTTTTAAAATTTGCTTATGGTATACATAAACAAATTAAATTATTTAGGGAGGTATTTTTGTTTGCTTTTTAATTCGGTTGATTTTGCAGTTTTTTTCCCTTTTGTTGTTTTCATATATTTTATCATACCTAAAAGGTTTAGATGGATTTGGTTACTTATTTCAAGCTATATTTTTTATATGAGCTACAGCATAAAATATACGATATTTTTAGTTATATCCACATTAGTTACATATTTAAGTGGTATTTTAATTGAAAGAACAGACAATATTAAAGATGAAAGAAAACGTCATTGGCTAAAAAAGACATGGGTATTTTTAAGTTTTGCAATCAACTTAGGAATATTGTTTGTATTTAAATACAGTAATTTTTTTAATAGTCTTATGCAAAAATTTCTTTCTAATTTTAATATCTCATATAATACAACTAAATTTAACTATCTTCTTCCCCTTGGTATTTCCTTTTATACATTTCAAGCCTTAAGCTATACCATTGATGTATACCGAAAGGATGTTAAGGTTCAAAGGAATTTGGGAAAATACGCTCTATTTGTATCCTTTTTCCCACAAGTTATAGCAGGTCCCATAGGAAAATCAAAGCACTTGCTGCACCAATTCGATGAAACTTACTCCTTTAATTATGATAGAATTAAGAATGGCTTACTTCTTATGCTTTGGGGATTTTTTCAAAAGCTTTTTGTTGCAGACAGATTAGCCATTTTAGTGAACACTGTATATAATGATCCTTCTAAATTTAAAGGCTTTGAGATAATTACTGCGAATATATTTTTCGCCTTTCAAATATACTGTGACTTTTGCGGATATTCAGACATTGCAAGAGGAATAGCAGAGATTTTAGGAATTAGACTATATAAAAACTTTGAAAGGTCGTACTTTTCAAAATCCATAAAGGAATTTTGGAGAAGATGGCACATTTCTCTTAGCACTTGGTTTAGAGACTACCTATATATCCCATTAGGAGGAAGCAGATGTAGCAAATTAAGAAATTATATTAATATTATGATTGTCTTTTTAGTTAGTGGGCTTTGGCACGGCGCTGCTGTTAACTTTATAATCTGGGGTGCTCTTCACGGGATTTATTTAATACTTTCAGATCTTTTAAAACCTGTTAAAAAAAGTATTATTAAAAAACTTGATATAAAAACTAATACTTTTAGCTACAAACTCTTTCAAATAATTATTACCTTTATTTTAGTTGATTTTGCATGGATATTTTTTAAAGCCGATTCCTTTTCAAAGGCAAAAATGATTATAAAAAATATGAATTATTTTAATCCCTTTGTATTTATAAATGGGGATATATATAAATTAGGATTGGATTCTAAAGACTTTTTTATAGCTCTACTTGGAATAGCCGTAATTTTAATTATCAACATACTACAAAGAAATAAAAGTCTCCGTCATGAACTATCAAAACAAAACAGTGCATTCAGATGGGCTTTATATTTTGCAGCAATCTTAGTTTTATTAATCTTTGGAATATATGGACCTGCCTATAGTGCTAAGCAGTTTATTTATTCTCAGTTTTAGGAGGAAAATAAGTGATTAAAAAAGCCTTTTATAAAGCAACTATTTTTTCTATAATTTTATTAATTTTAATATATCTTTTGGGTTCCATATTTACGATAAAGACGGATCATGGAGCTAAACTCTACCAAGGGCTTTATGCTACAAATGAGCAATATGATGTAGTTTTAATGGGCTCAAGCCACATGCATAGTACTATTAACCCAAATGTTTTATGGAATGAATATGGAATAACAAGTTTTAACTATGCTACAGGTGGACAGCCTATTGATGTTACTTATTATCTTTTAAAAGAGGTACTTAAAAAGCAAAAAAATCCAATAGTAGTTGTTGATTTATATTACTTAGGGCTTATACGTAATTTTGGCGAAGAAGGATATATTAGATATGTTCTTGATAACATGAGACCTTCTATAAATAAATATGAAGCTATTTTAAATTGTACACCAAGGCCCCATTGGATAAGCTATGTATTTAGGATTATTAAATATCACAGTAGATGGAAGGAGCTTGCGGAGCAGGATTTTTACCCTGATTTAAATAATACATACTATTCAAAGGGCTTTGATGCAGATCATACAAAATATGGAAAGGAAAATACATGGAATGCTCAAACTACAGAAGTTTCAAACCTTCCCCCAAAGTCCTATAAATATTTATATAAAATTATAGAGCTATCTAAGGAAAAAGGCTTTAAATTAGTTTTTAATAATGCCCCTTATGATTATAACATCACAAAAGAGACACTTATTTGGCATGAAAAACCTGCAGAAATGTTTAATATGGTAGATAAAATAGCAAAGGAAAACGGTATTCCATTTATTAATTATAATAATATATTAAATAAAATAGACTTTGATTTTAAGACTGACATGGCTAATGGTGGACATCTTAATA encodes:
- a CDS encoding MBOAT family O-acyltransferase, translating into MLFNSVDFAVFFPFVVFIYFIIPKRFRWIWLLISSYIFYMSYSIKYTIFLVISTLVTYLSGILIERTDNIKDERKRHWLKKTWVFLSFAINLGILFVFKYSNFFNSLMQKFLSNFNISYNTTKFNYLLPLGISFYTFQALSYTIDVYRKDVKVQRNLGKYALFVSFFPQVIAGPIGKSKHLLHQFDETYSFNYDRIKNGLLLMLWGFFQKLFVADRLAILVNTVYNDPSKFKGFEIITANIFFAFQIYCDFCGYSDIARGIAEILGIRLYKNFERSYFSKSIKEFWRRWHISLSTWFRDYLYIPLGGSRCSKLRNYINIMIVFLVSGLWHGAAVNFIIWGALHGIYLILSDLLKPVKKSIIKKLDIKTNTFSYKLFQIIITFILVDFAWIFFKADSFSKAKMIIKNMNYFNPFVFINGDIYKLGLDSKDFFIALLGIAVILIINILQRNKSLRHELSKQNSAFRWALYFAAILVLLIFGIYGPAYSAKQFIYSQF
- a CDS encoding transposase, whose translation is MPRMARMKSFDCIYHVMVKSIVEAPLFKDDDDKIKFMEFVKKSQEQFEFKVYSYCLMDNHAHFIIDANGADISKIMHFINYKYAIYYNKRHQRIGHLFHDRFKSLIVDNDRYLFALTAYVHFNATDIKGYETTPQDYRFSSLGIFLAEKKDEFELIDDSFILSMFSLKEAAARAMYRDFIFKVKSVIDAKKEEFKNEPTEYRSMRRVLVRDLSPEKIIEIISERFNIDKLMLKIKRAKGAKEAKAILCFVLRKFCDLKCSDICKILGSIGQANVSRLCSLGAELIKEERYRAIAEEVLTVGS